A stretch of Brassica rapa cultivar Chiifu-401-42 chromosome A08, CAAS_Brap_v3.01, whole genome shotgun sequence DNA encodes these proteins:
- the LOC103832806 gene encoding uncharacterized protein LOC103832806 isoform X1: MVHPALPKVTAYLGELSNASLDYFPGSILQGIQAIHVGKGIIECKLIIEDRVLGEDGTIHTGAIAAIMENIGATAIFSAGGSDHASVDFNYSLYSTAKKQDEVKIEARVIGRKDDLTSAVIEIRRECDEELIATGRLWMVQRRSLNVKHNGVDLPSKL; this comes from the exons ATGGTACATCCAGCCCTTCCCAAAGTGACAGCGTATTTGGGAGAGCTGAGCAACGCAAGCCTTGACTATTTTCCTGGTTCAATCCTACAAGGCATCCAAGCCATTCATGTTGGAAAAGGAATCATAGAGTGTAAACTGATCATAGAGGACCGtgttttg GGGGAAGATGGGACCATTCACACTGGAGCGATTGCAGCGATAATGGAAAATATAGGAGCCACAGCCATATTCTCGGCTGGAGGATCTGATCATGCCTCAGTAGATTTCAACTATTCGCTATATTCGACAGCCAAGAAGCAA GACGAAGTAAAGATCGAAGCAAGAGTGATAGGCAGGAAAGACGATCTAACGTCCGCAGTGATTGAGATTCGAAGAGAATGTGATGAAGAACTCATAGCCACAGGGAGGCTGTGGATGGTACAACGACGTAGCCTCAATGTCAAACATAATGGTGTTGATCTACCTAGCAAGCTCTAA
- the LOC103832806 gene encoding uncharacterized protein LOC103832806 isoform X3 codes for MVHPALPKVTAYLGELSNASLDYFPGSILQGIQAIHVGKGIIECKLIIEDRVLGEDGTIHTGAIAAIMENIGATAIFSAGGSDHASVDFNYSLYSTAKKQINNVGRSKDRSKSDRQERRSNVRSD; via the exons ATGGTACATCCAGCCCTTCCCAAAGTGACAGCGTATTTGGGAGAGCTGAGCAACGCAAGCCTTGACTATTTTCCTGGTTCAATCCTACAAGGCATCCAAGCCATTCATGTTGGAAAAGGAATCATAGAGTGTAAACTGATCATAGAGGACCGtgttttg GGGGAAGATGGGACCATTCACACTGGAGCGATTGCAGCGATAATGGAAAATATAGGAGCCACAGCCATATTCTCGGCTGGAGGATCTGATCATGCCTCAGTAGATTTCAACTATTCGCTATATTCGACAGCCAAGAAGCAA ATAAATAATGTAGGACGAAGTAAAGATCGAAGCAAGAGTGATAGGCAGGAAAGACGATCTAACGTCCGCAGTGATTGA
- the LOC103832805 gene encoding photosystem I reaction center subunit VI, chloroplastic-like has translation MASLATIAAVQPSATVKGLGGSSLAGSKLFIKPSRQSFKPKSTRAGAVVAKYGDKSVYFDLEDLGNTTGQWDLYGSDAPSPYNPLQSKFFETFAAPFTKRGLLLKFLILGGGSLLTYVSASSTGDVLPIKRGPQEKPKLGPRGKL, from the exons ATGGCGTCTTTAGCAACCATTGCCGCCGTTCAACCATCTGCCACCgtcaaaggactcggaggaagCTCTCTCGCCGGATCTAAGCTTTTCATTAAGCCTTCTCGCCAAAGCttcaaacccaaatccacaag AGCTGGTGCCGTGGTGGCTAAATATGGAGACAAAAGTGTATACTTTGATTTAGAAGATTTGGGTAACACAACAGGGCAATGGGATTTGTATGGATCTGATGCTCCTTCTCCTTACAACCCACTTCAG AGCAAGTTCTTTGAGACATTTGCTGCTCCTTTCACAAAGAGAGGTTTGCTTCTCAAGTTCTTGATTCTTGGAGGTGGCTCTTTGCTTACTTATGTTAGTGCTTCCTCGACCGGCGATGTTCTTCCTATTAAACGAGGTCCTCAAGAGAAGCCTAAACTCGGTCCTCGGGGAAAACTTTAA
- the LOC103832806 gene encoding uncharacterized protein LOC103832806 isoform X2, whose translation MVHPALPKVTAYLGELSNASLDYFPGSILQGIQAIHVGKGIIECKLIIEDRVLGEDGTIHTGAIAAIMENIGATAIFSAGGSDHASDEVKIEARVIGRKDDLTSAVIEIRRECDEELIATGRLWMVQRRSLNVKHNGVDLPSKL comes from the exons ATGGTACATCCAGCCCTTCCCAAAGTGACAGCGTATTTGGGAGAGCTGAGCAACGCAAGCCTTGACTATTTTCCTGGTTCAATCCTACAAGGCATCCAAGCCATTCATGTTGGAAAAGGAATCATAGAGTGTAAACTGATCATAGAGGACCGtgttttg GGGGAAGATGGGACCATTCACACTGGAGCGATTGCAGCGATAATGGAAAATATAGGAGCCACAGCCATATTCTCGGCTGGAGGATCTGATCATGCCTCA GACGAAGTAAAGATCGAAGCAAGAGTGATAGGCAGGAAAGACGATCTAACGTCCGCAGTGATTGAGATTCGAAGAGAATGTGATGAAGAACTCATAGCCACAGGGAGGCTGTGGATGGTACAACGACGTAGCCTCAATGTCAAACATAATGGTGTTGATCTACCTAGCAAGCTCTAA
- the LOC103832804 gene encoding dynein light chain LC6, flagellar outer arm: MLEGKAMVEDSDMPVKMQVQAMSLASQALDIFDVVDCKSIAGHIKKEFDERYGSGWQCVVGSNFGCFFTHSKGTFIYFQLETLKFLIFKGASTP, encoded by the exons ATGTTGGAAGGAAAAGCAATGGTGGAAGATTCAGATATGCCAGTGAAGATGCAGGTTCAAGCCATGTCTTTGGCTTCTCAAGCTCTTGATATTTTTGATGTCGTTGACTGTAAATCCATTGCTGGCCACATCAAGAAG GAGTTTGATGAAAGATACGGGAGTGGATGGCAATGTGTGGTGGGATCAAACTTTGGGTGTTTCTTCACACATTCTAAAGGGACATTCATCTATTTTCAGTTGGAGACATTGAAGTTCCTAATCTTCAAAGGCGCTTCTACTCCTTAA